The following coding sequences lie in one Montipora foliosa isolate CH-2021 chromosome 11, ASM3666993v2, whole genome shotgun sequence genomic window:
- the LOC137975560 gene encoding uncharacterized protein, whose product MAGEDEGIVNESCANKVQINSHNLRGPEKDLQAIFKKLRVDSGPKRLNRKARLACFDKSRGVTHEKMPKVKRILREPVFTYKNQTPSNLVYRNYHTLRMRRRRRKLSLNLTTDENFEHNRDSHSDSELECGKPVGSKSKCDKGPGSWAHWRLHTQCGRDVAGGCGRQHRRLQCAGVHVQRKNFDDTTPEELASYFDQLLYFPKPMSAMAEMMYT is encoded by the exons ATGGCGGGCGAAGATGAAGGCATCGTAAACGAAAGCTGTGCGAATAAAGTACAGATCAACAGCCATAATTTAAGAGGACCGGAGAAAGACCTCCAGGCAATTTTCAAGAAATTGAGGGTGGATAGTGGACC AAAGAgactaaacagaaaagcaagaTTAGCATGTTTTGACAAGTCAAGAGGTGTCACCCATGAGAAGATGCCAAAGGTGAAACGGATTCTGCGAGAACCAGTTTTCACCTACAAGAATCAAACACCTTCAAACCTCGTCTACCGGAATTACCATACACTAAGAATGAGGCGTAGGAGGCGTAAACTTAGTCTTAACCTaacaacagatgaaaatttCGAACACAATAGAGACTCGCACAGTGACAGTGAACTAGAATGTGGGAAGCCTGTTGGGAGTAAAAGCAAATGTGATAAGGGTCCTGGATCCTGGGCACATTGGAGGCTTCATACTCAGTGTGGTCGAGACGTGGCTGGGGGTTGTGGTAGACAACACAGAAGATTACAGTGTGCtggtgtacatgtacaaaggAAGAACTTTGACGACACCACACCAGAAGAATTGGCATCATATTTTGATCAGTTGCTATATTTTCCAAAGCCTATGTCGGCAATGGCTGAAATGATGTACACATAG